CTTTTTCAACACCTGTTTATTCATCACCTTCAATTCGTCACCCTTTTCTTGGCCACTATCTAACCACCCCCTTAtcaccatttttatttttctctcttctctcccaCATCCGCTACTCTTTCTTCACCTTTCTCAATGCTAACCCTAGTTACGTATGTCTGGTCTAGTTTGTCACCGAACTAAAAGATCTCAACTTGTAACCCCAACCACATGAATCCACATTGCACTTTTTACTTAACCAAACCCTAACCCAGAAACCCTACCTTGTTCTCTTTCTACCTAGCAAGATTTTTCTTCATACCCATCACCCAAAGCCATTGTTGTCACTTTGTGAGATGATCATTAGGGTAATGTGAGTGCTAATATAGTAACATTAATATGGGTACAAAAGATCAAACAAGAAGAAGGAATGGAAGAAGAACAAATGTCAAATGAACCAGGTAGTGTGAAGTATGATCATCAAATGCCCttgctaaaaatagaaaaatagaaaagccCACTTCAAAGAAAAGAATCACCCCATTATTCACCCACCCACCTCTCTGCTTCCAGCTTTCTCTCTAAACCCCTCCATTTCGTGATTGCCCAGCGTCGATCACCGGTAGTGTTTCGATCTGAGCAGGGCAGAGAGAGACACGGAAATCCAAACACACTCACTGTCTGAGactttatctttttcttttcttttatataagGAAAGTAcacagagagaagaaaaaaaaagaaaaaggaaagaaaacgaAGGTTGTGGTAAGGCTAATGATGATGGAACAAGGGGCGGGTCATGAGAAACCCGAGGCGTGTGCTTGGATGGCAGGTGGAGAGGGTGTTACTGCGGAGGGGGACAAGGCCCGTGAATGGTCGGATCGGGGCGGGATGACCCGTAGTCATGACCTTGTTGCTGTGGTTGGTTTTGGTGTCATAAGGAAGAAAAGGATGCCCAGACAGAGGAGACCATCTTCTTCCATCAACCACCTTTTCTCTTTTTCTACTGCTACTGCTGctgcttcctcttcctcttcctcttccacCACCACTTCGCACGTGCCTTCCCCCTCGCCTCTGCACCACCTTCCCTCTTTCCCCGCACgtgtgagaattttttttttttaattttcgtaTCGTAGCTCTTATTTTAATTATATGTCCTTATTTTTGTTGGGTTATTTACTACATTTTTTTTGGTGCTAATTCATGGGCAAGTGTTTTGTTACTCGGGTGAGCTTATTAATTAGTATctgtcattaattaattaattaattaatttctttcttCCCATTCATCTGTGTTGTCTATTAATTTTCTTTTCAAAGCTTAATTTTCCAGTAATTAAAAAGAATTTCCTTACATTTGACTATTTTTATATTGTTTAGATAAACGGCTTCATATATAATAGATGTTTATGGAAGGGTTTGTGAATTTTGGAAGAATTTATGTCGAATTCATTCCAAGATTGTTACAGGCAACTTAAAGAAAAATCTATACCTTCACATAGGAATCTGAAATTAGAATTAATCCAAGATCTAGTGTCTGTCTGTGGAttcataagaaaataaattaagaaaagaaaatacaattgcAGGCATTTCTAGTTaaaataatagaaatttaaaGAGTTATCACTGAAAAATTGTGAGTTTTGCAACCTGCAGGCAGGTATATGTAATATATATACTTTATTCAGATGTttaacaattaactaaattagtCACTAATAAGTTGCCTTCTTAATTTTAGATTATAGCCATCGCATTGAAACAATAatgaaataaaactaaaaattaatGCATAGAGAGTATCTAATATATAATTCAGTCAGATTTTAAGCATTTAAACTTAATATATTTTTACTGGCGCATGCGCTTACGGTTGTCCTTTGCTTTTATTCTAAATATAGTAGAGATCTAATCGCCGAGTTTCATGATTATTTTGAGGATATTCCTATGTTCTTGCCATTTGTGAGATGTACTCCAAGATCCTAGGTATGCTGAAGTATTGAGACACCATTGATTTACTGCTGTGTTGGAGACGTTATGTATCATTGTTGTATGCTTGTTGATGGTTTGAAATCAActactttttctttctcatttacaTTTAGATTTATATATCTATTTCACAAAAATCTTCGTGATGATGACTTCCAAGTGATCCTATGCCATAGGTAATTGATCAAAGGAGATTGAGTTTCCTCTTTCAAAAGGAACTTAAGAACAGTGATGTAAGCTCCCTGAAGAGGATGATACTCCCAAAGGTCTAATTAGTATCTGTATTTCTCCTCTGTTAAAGATTTTGTAGctgtaacttctctttctcttcatAATCAACTCTAATTATAGCTCCTATAAATGTGTATGCTCTCCGCGGCAGTCACAATTTCTTCATGGAACGTTAATTATATGTTTTGCTATATATGGCACCGTGTTTCAGAAAGCAGCTGAGGCACATCTCCCTCTCCTGGAGTCGAAAGAAGGAATTTTTATCACCATGGATGACTTGGATGGTCTGCATGTTTGGAGCTTCAAATACAGGTACAAGCTCCTTTCTTCCTATCTCTTCAACCAGAAATCTTTCAATTAACTTAATGTCAAATGGAAATTAAATTTCTGCATATGTATGGATCAAACATCATCTATGTGATCCACTTATAATTAAGTTGTATATATTGTCATCAGGTACTGGCCTAATAACAATAGCAGAATGTATGTACTTGAAAATACCGGTATAGCCTTTTATTGCCTCTCAAAATTCTCTGCTTTTTCTTCTTTTCAACAATTAACAAATCACTGTTCTTGTATTGAATTTTGTCAGGGGACTTTGTTAACACGCATGGATTACAACTTGGAGACTTTATTATGGTATATAAGGACAATCAAAACCAGAATTATGTAAGTTACTCTTCTACATTCTTAGACTATGTGAAGACTTCTCTTAATAATTTGTTTCGGTAAATCTTAAATACTAATCGCagcatatttatgatgtttactCAGGTCATTCAGGCTAAGAAGGCCTCCGATCAAGATGTATATGCTAATATAACTAGCACTGCTGTTAATGATATCTTTCTTCACGATTATGAGTTTAACAAATCCAGTTTCTTTTACATGAATTATCCAATGGTGGACAATACCGGCTTGTCATTTATCTATGACACCACCAACTTCTCCGACGACTCACCACTTGATTTTTTGGGTGGATCGTTGACTAACTATTCAAGAATCGGACATATGGAAAGCTTTGGATCCGTGGAGAGCTTGTCGCTAGATGAGTTCAGTTAGGCTAATTATTAATAATGTTTGTCAAGGTAAGTGCATTTTGTTAAACGAACATGGTATGCACTACCTGAAAGTATAAGATCGAATGGAGGGTATGATGAGAGACTTCATACTTCACTAAGGAGTGTAGTTTTTCAAGTGCCCTATAATTGTAATAAAAGGTAGCTTGTGTTACAACTTGTGGCATGGATTTTATAATGTCCTACACTGCGTGCTTCTCTTTGACTCATCTCATGATTTTTATGCTATTTACCTACCTTTTCACGAATTAAAAGATCTTATTGTTATAAACATCTTGCATCATCTTGAATAGTGCAAGGGAACTTACCAAGAAGAGAAATGTCGGAATTGCTTTGTAGTAAAACCATGAGTTTTTCATTTGCTGGGACTTTGCTATAGTACTCCCTCAATTGATCCCACTAATGCAGGTAAGCActattgatttttcatttatcataaatttttggaacaaTACAATAAATGTGCATGCCAACTTATGAATGTCATGAAGCTGACTCCAGCAAATGAGCAGCTGGAGATGATTAGCACACTGCAACAAAAGGGGTctattcgtttttttttttttctgaaattaATAAGAACATCGATATAATAAAAAAGCATTTGCATATTAGATATATATTCAACATTAAATATGAAAGTACTAGTATTGGCACATAAGATATGTTCTcaacattaataaaaaaatatcgaTATATGTATTCGATGTTAATAAAAAGTATcggtatattaaaaatatttttaacattGATATAAAAATGTTAGTCAACATTTAACATCTCTAAATTAAATTATTACTATTTGTAATAGGGATGTCCTAATTAGAGAGTCTAagagggggtgaattggactaatTTCGATTTTTCGCTTGCTTGAAGCTTTTGGAAGAATGGAAGCCTAGCACACTAGCAACGGTATGACAACTCTAATATATCAACGTCCAAGCTAACAAACAAATGCAATAAACAAGTTCTCAAGCAATCACACATGTGATACACTTAAAACTATGAAAAAAAGCATGTAAAGAGTTGACCACATGAAGAGATAATAAAGAATCCAGGCCATTCAAATAACTTCAATAATTTTAGCCCAAGTAAAACAAGCAAATTCTCATATATAAACTGAAATTAAATGAGGATAAAGGAAGAATAGCTTAAACACATCAATTTATAGTGGTTTGGTGTTCATGGCTTATGTCCACTTCCTCAAGAATCACATTTTGAGATCCTCTCCACTACTGGACTCTTTTCATAGGCAAGAACAAGTCAAATACACCCACAAGCTTTTCTTTGGAGCTTGGTAACCATCCACAAAAGAACTCCATACCTAATCTCTCAACTCCCATTCAACACCTTGAATATTCTCTCAAAGCCACAATAAATATGATTGAAGTGGTGTTTAAATCTCTCTCAATCACAATAAACATACAACAATAAATCTATGAAGAATGAAGAGAAGTTACGCCAATTTAGCTCAAGATAATTAATTGAGGGGTTGAAAGCTTTTAAAGAGAAATTTCAACTTTAATGCATTAGAGAAATGACTTTCATGCCCAACAAATAGTACAATAGTGTTTTATATAGGTAGGGTTGAAAAGCTAGCTGTTAGATACATTTTAAAAAGTCAAAGTCCATTAAAAAGTGAAAATATAGTCCTTATTTTATCTTCTAGCAAACTTAGTTAGAAAAACACTGTCAGGTTAAAAAATAACGCATTACTTTTGAAAGTAATAGATTACTGTCTCATGGAGGATTTTGCTCAAAAGAAAAATAACATGATATACTTTCGTTACTATCTCAAAAATTTACGCTTTCAAAAGATGGCTTCAAAAATTTTTTCGACATTTTAAAGCATCATATTTCATGTGTCTAAAAATGTGTAAACATTTAAAATAGGTCATCTGTCatgacccaacatatgtgccggaccggcactaggacctgggccagcataaagccctcgaggcttatagtaagccttactattcccaaatccataaccaagatccaaaaacttaggcccaatatgtaaataaaattaaataaaataaaatatttttatttggatCAACCCAACCAGATAACCTTCAAAAAACTGAAGTCAGGGGAGCCCCGCTCAACCCTGATACCATCACTTACAAATTGTTTATATattatacaaatcttcatttattaatttcaagaatttaaattaacacaatttctaatAAGGTACATActactactaacacatgcggagttctagatttcaaattttgaaaaaataataaaataattaaataatcgacgttaaacctgcaaggaagaaagtaggttgctctgtaaaataactcctcctatagcctgaaaaataggtgaacaggagagagcgttcgactcagagagtaaaataccaattttaactataatttctatagctatttagagctaatgcatcctaaggaacggaatgcaacaccatcaaaattttcatacaaaccacatcataacagtaaaaaggtaatttggagtactcacacacccaataatattcaaatattatatatatgggagctgatcccctaaacaactctcttaatccaatctcTGCCAGTGAGTGTCTGTCAaaccggacttttgcttaataaatcaaatgcgggggccagctaGATCATCTTGATCTGTGCCTATCCTGACTTATTCATAAAGGACCggtcccaacgagtgtctctcaagcaacgtctacccatcctatccatatctaATACCACACACCATacgcatgccaacgcacgcacactgttccaaattaccataaacaacttctatggcacttcatcaattaagaatgcaatataaaatgtgcctagtatttaactacatagatacatatttataagtgatgcatggacatgcctgaatatataataatattgaaattataattaaaattaatattttactcacagacttgaaccAAGGTCAttatggcggctgggcggagtatgaaggctgtcccggctcatctaataatttcattacaattatttaatatatttgactcaatataaatttaaaaatgatCAAAGACACtctaagtcgtgctgaaaatccggctGAGTCTTTCCCTATACCTAGAATCTACCTAGCCTGcaaaaatattcaaataatacttctaaattctcaatttccacgatcatatctcatcaacatcatatggcccatcctgggccctccaaatcaaataatagtcataaacttgaaaaattatgttttaatccctataattgacattttgtaaaaatctactcaaataagttctaaaaattctaaaattttacctcGCTGTCCTTAATAGAGTTATAAGACTATTTCAAAAAGAATTATGATTTTATAATCACCCACgaatatttttgaatttttattctaaatcggtattagccggaaatgagcaacttggagttcgggtgaaggaaaaagaagaagaaaaaaaaaagagagttgTTGGCAGGGATGAACCTAGACATAGTGGTGTCTAGGTTCATTCTACACATGCATAAATctatgtaaaattttattttaaatcctAAACTTTTAAGGACCTTTCATGTAAACCCAAAACTTTTTCAAATTAGTCCAAATTCATtttaacttattattattattatttcaccaAATCCATTAAAACAAACAATTAAATAACTTTTGATTAAATTCCCTTAAAATGcactaattaataatttaaatactgTAAccaaatatttatgttatttcaTTTAACTAAGTATAAATGAAAATATAAGTATAATTAAAAAGCATGATAATATTAATACTTTAAaacaaatttatatatattttatttaaaattgaatcCTTAAAATGATTTTGCAAAATATGTTTAagaataacattaaaatttatgcataaatgaatatattacaaaaattataatttagctaGATAgcattaaaataatatttgaatAATGTAGAAAATacgaaatttatattttaaaagaaattcaggttattacatcatcatttgaaaaaataaattaaaattggcaTATAATTCTCTCATTCTTTTTACAAAGAACCTAAACCTAAGGTGCTAAGGCTTTTAACCTAGCTTGGACTACCTCCGTGACTTTTGATTAATTTTCTTTGGAATCCATCATTCCTTGATGTATCCCTTTAGCTTCCTTGAGGTTTGGAGaccttaattagttaattttcctTGCTTACTTTCTTGAATACCTGAAATTTGcttaataaaataattagatgTACCCAAGAGTTttgtattattaaaatttatgctCCTTTAAAATATGGGGCTAACAAaaaatgcatttttttttttaagatatgtCAAAATCCACCACCATCTAATAgagtattttctttatttatatatatatatatatatatatatatatatatatatatatatatatataattctttaTACATAACTGAATCATTTAAAATCAATGCTGAATCAAAATTTAGGTAAAATTTACacatctttaattttaatttagaataGTATTATATAGTATCCtcgtttaataaaaaataaataataattatattataataactaaaaataataagttaattataaattggaaaaaataattatatttattaatttttttaaaaaaatatttaataattataattttttaaaatttaataaaaaccacagttagaaaaataatataaaaacacAGGAAGGTGAAATTTTCATTTCCTCCATAACTGCAAGTACAAGCCCCTCTGTGTAAGCTCCAAAATCAAAAAGAAGctcagaagaagaagaaaaatggcgACAAGATACTGGGTGGTGTCTCTGCCGGTTCAAAACTCTGCTTCCACTCTATGGAATCGTCTGCAAGACCAAATCTCCAAGCATTCCTTTGATACTCCTCTCTACAGGGTTGCTTTTACTACACTCTCATCTCTTATCTTTTCCTTCTCCACTTTACTTGATCTGATtttttatttctcaatttcaattatctctctcttgatttttttttttttgtttttggttttttttCCCTTTCAGTTCAATATTCCTAATCTCCGTGTTGGAACCCTGGATTCTCTGCTCTCTCTCAGCGATGATCTTTTGAAGGTAGTCAAATGCTGATTTTATTCGATTATAATCTTTAATTCGTATGATCAAAATTTTGCAAATTTCATGCTATTTTGTTTGTTTTCCCAATGGAATTTCGGAATGTCAGATCATATTGTGCGATTTTGCAATTATTTGGTTTCATTAGTTTTGTTTGATTCAATTGAATATGCAGTCAAATAGCTTTATAGAAGGAGTGTCTCACAAGATCAGGAGACAGATCGAGGAATTGGAGAGGGTGTCTGGTGTGGAGAGCAGTGCTTTGACTGTTGATGGTGTGCCTGTGGATTCGTATCTCACCAGGTAATATACTATGATTCGATGAAGTATCGATGTGAATACGATCTTGAGTTTGTTTCCTTTTTGTAAAAAGACAAAAAAATCAATGATTTTGTCTATTGTTATGATAGGTTTGTTTGGGATGAAGCTAAGTATCCAACTATGTCGCCTCTAAGGGAGATTGTGGACAGCATTCATACCCAAGTGGCGAAGATTGAAGATGATCTCAAGGTGATGATTATTTTAGATAATATTTACTTTTAAATGCAAGTTCCAAAGTATCATGCAATGAGAAAATTCTATGTAGAAAGAGACACGGGTTTTGCTGgttgatttatttttaatgtgGCATCTAGGGAGAGAAAAATTGCTAGACTTGTTTTGTTTGGTTTCTTTTCCCTTTATTTACTGAAGCAACAGCATGGTTTCATGAACTTTTAGAAAACTTTTGACATTTATGAATTATGAGTCATTGTTAGCAACCATtatgtgatttttttttcttcattttcagccTAATTGAAACAAATACTGAGATTGTTGAGCTCATCTGCATATGCATTTTCTGGCGTGGCAATTTCCTACTAATATGCTATGATGTTGTTAGATGTAATTATTATTTGTACATGATTGTGAGTGGCTATGAGCCTTAGTTTTGCATTCTCCTCTGCAGTCACTGGTGAAAGGCACAAGTATTTTATTGATTATTTCGCCAAGAATAATCTGGTGACAGCTGTACAAGGTGTAAATGTGGTCTATGTTATGACTCATGTATGGGATTGGAAGTTTGGGCCTTTAAGCTTTGTGTTTTCTGTTAGGTTCGTGTTGCTGAGTATAACAATGTGCGCAGTCAACTCAATGCCATTAATCGAAAGCAAAGTGGAAGGTATGAGTATCCATTTGATAATCATGGATTCATGTAACATATGAGTACTTTATTCTTATTCTTTGTATGACTGGTGTTGGTGTATTTCAGCTTAGCTGTTCGTGATCTTTCCAATTTGGTGAAACCAGAGGATATTATTACCTCTGAACATCTTGTGACACTGCTTGCAATTGTCCCCAAGTATTCACAGAAGGACTGGTTGGCAAGCTATGAAACATTGACTAGCTATGTGGTAAGATTTGTTTCCTTTGGCTTGTAAATTTGTAGTCCATTAATTGCTGCAATGAGGGTTGTTATCCATAGTATTATAGTTACTTCAATTCTTCATTTTACGCTAATGTACCACTATTGTATGAAGATACTTGGACATGGGTATGAAACTTTTATTGTTTGACTTCAAATTAGTAGGAAGTCTGGTGAAATTtagaaaatagaaaaacccaacaCCTGGGAACATACCTTTACCTGAGGCCATGTATCACAATTCACAACTTATAACGGTAATGTCAGTATGTTGGAGATCAATACAATTAGGTTTACTTAAATGTATAACTTTTAGCTTAActgtttcttcaaatttcttcattttattttactattaaaGCTTCTCTACTTCAGCTTGACTTGTCTGGCTTGGCTCTTACAGGTTCCCAGGTCCTCCAAGAAGTTACATGAGGATAATGAATATACTCTTTACACGGTGACTCTATTTCGCCGTGTTGCAGACAACTTTAGAACAAGTGCACGTGAAAAAGGGTTCCAAGTGAGTATATTTAGCTTTGCTCTTTTCCTTTAGCTGTTACTTAAATGCTTAAAAGAATAGTGCCATCTCATGTTTGATACCATATGCACTATGCTACTATCTGGCATCTTCATTTGAAAAGTCAGCATGAGTAAATGCTTTATGCTAAATAATTGGGTTGCTGGGAAACGTCTAATTTATGATTGTGTCTGTTTGTACATGATTCAGATTCGTGATTTTGAATATAGTCCAGAAGCACAAGAGAGTAGGAAGCAAGAGTTGGAAAGATTAATGCAAGACCAAGAAAGCTTTAGAAGTTCGCTTTTGCAATGGAGCTATACTAGTTATGGAGAGGTAATTTCCTTTgctttcctttttcattttctttttcttttaatagAGTAAGATTAAGGCTTTATGAATCTAAGGATTTTAAGATTTATACTTATGGGGAAACATGTTGAGGAATTGTAAATTGAATTGGGGTTGATTACGTTGATGTTTGAAGGAAATAAAATGGCAATACATGGTATTAACCAAGGTACCAGAGTTTAGAGTTTACTGAGTATCATAGATGATCCATTGGAACTATGGGTCATATCCATTCTACACCCTCAGCCTAGCAGAAAAAGTACCATAGTATCATGTTTGATCAGTCTCCTGATCTTTTAATTGTTTTTTGTATTGTCAGTAGATGTTCACCTCCCCAACCTGCTTGTACTCAGTACCCACAGATCTTCAAGAATGAGATTATTCTGTTTATGTGCTGGTAACATCAAGTCTTGGCTGCCTCTTTGGACTTCAGAATTTGACATTTTCCTCTGCTGGCACTTTTGTGTATTTTCATGTGACTGGGACCAATGGCTTTAAAGAGCCAGatcaatttatccaactaaaaaGGAAAATAAGCCATGAGACCTATATGGTGGTATCTAGAGTTACTCATATCTTCGTCGCTGCTTTTATGACTCATCTTAGCATTCTTGTTATTTCTGTTAATTTTCCGTATCTACAATTGTTAATTTATTGCTGTCATTGCATTTCTCATTTAAACAGATCAAGTTTATCTCATGCAGGTTTTCAGCTCCTGGATGCACTTTTGTGCAGTACGTGTTTTTTCGGAGAGCATTCTAAGATATGGATTGCCACCCTCTTTCTTGGTAAATGCTCTCTATATTATAATTTTCCATGATTTTCCTATTCAGCATTTGTTCTTTACCAAGCATTGGTTACTGGCATAATTTCAGGCTTGTGTTTTAGCTCCTTCTGTGAAAGGTGAGAAGAAAGTGCGTTCTATCCTTGAAGGATTGTGTGACGGTGCAAACAGGCAAGTTTTTATATACTCTTAAAATGTTTTATATCACATGTATCGGAAGAACTTTCAAATAATTGCAAAAAACCACTGCTTGAGGTTTGACTGATTGTTCCTGGTACTCAATGCACTTATTTTATGGACAAAGGAGTTTCAGAATATTTGCCCGGCTTTTCAAAATCTTATTCGAGGCAAACATTTGTGATCTTGTTTGGAATCAAATTATACTATTCCACGTGGTGAATAAAGGTTTGGAGGACTTCACTGTGAGCACTCTTCATCGTATATTGAGGGAGGTGTTCAAAAGTCTGATTTATATCTTTTCTGAAATTCTACTTGCTCTTTCTTACAAGAGATTCCCATATTAAGATTCTGCATCTCTGAGGAGATTAAGTAAACAAAATCTTCAAATTCAAGAACAATCTGGTTTTCAAAATTGATAAGGTGACGCTAAATCCACAGCTCAAAATGGCCAGGAATATGTCCtgagatagaaaaaaaaaaattgttattcTCTGGCTGTATTAACTGTGGAAATAGCAATCTTCAAATGTTtgtctttctccttgtttcctaATATTTGTCATTTGATAGAGCTTGCATTTTTCCTTGATGTGGTTTTTCTGGTTCC
This Hevea brasiliensis isolate MT/VB/25A 57/8 unplaced genomic scaffold, ASM3005281v1 Scaf1, whole genome shotgun sequence DNA region includes the following protein-coding sequences:
- the LOC110650764 gene encoding B3 domain-containing transcription factor FUS3 isoform X1, whose amino-acid sequence is MMMEQGAGHEKPEACAWMAGGEGVTAEGDKAREWSDRGGMTRSHDLVAVVGFGVIRKKRMPRQRRPSSSINHLFSFSTATAAASSSSSSSTTTSHVPSPSPLHHLPSFPARVIDQRRLSFLFQKELKNSDVSSLKRMILPKKAAEAHLPLLESKEGIFITMDDLDGLHVWSFKYRYWPNNNSRMYVLENTGDFVNTHGLQLGDFIMVYKDNQNQNYVIQAKKASDQDVYANITSTAVNDIFLHDYEFNKSSFFYMNYPMVDNTGLSFIYDTTNFSDDSPLDFLGGSLTNYSRIGHMESFGSVESLSLDEFS
- the LOC110650764 gene encoding B3 domain-containing transcription factor FUS3 isoform X2 gives rise to the protein MMMEQGAGHEKPEACAWMAGGEGVTAEGDKAREWSDRGGMTRSHDLVAVVGFGVIRKKRMPRQRRPSSSINHLFSFSTATAAASSSSSSSTTTSHVPSPSPLHHLPSFPARVIDQRRLSFLFQKELKNSDKAAEAHLPLLESKEGIFITMDDLDGLHVWSFKYRYWPNNNSRMYVLENTGDFVNTHGLQLGDFIMVYKDNQNQNYVIQAKKASDQDVYANITSTAVNDIFLHDYEFNKSSFFYMNYPMVDNTGLSFIYDTTNFSDDSPLDFLGGSLTNYSRIGHMESFGSVESLSLDEFS
- the LOC110650763 gene encoding V-type proton ATPase subunit C; amino-acid sequence: MATRYWVVSLPVQNSASTLWNRLQDQISKHSFDTPLYRFNIPNLRVGTLDSLLSLSDDLLKSNSFIEGVSHKIRRQIEELERVSGVESSALTVDGVPVDSYLTRFVWDEAKYPTMSPLREIVDSIHTQVAKIEDDLKVRVAEYNNVRSQLNAINRKQSGSLAVRDLSNLVKPEDIITSEHLVTLLAIVPKYSQKDWLASYETLTSYVVPRSSKKLHEDNEYTLYTVTLFRRVADNFRTSAREKGFQIRDFEYSPEAQESRKQELERLMQDQESFRSSLLQWSYTSYGEVFSSWMHFCAVRVFSESILRYGLPPSFLACVLAPSVKGEKKVRSILEGLCDGANSAYWKSEDEVGGGMAALGGDADGHPYVSFTINLA